A genomic stretch from bacterium includes:
- a CDS encoding response regulator, whose amino-acid sequence MAREKILIIDDEQDLVKLVKEILEIEDFQVSYAYDGEEGLRKATSEIPDLILLDIKMPGINGFQVLESLKIDKATSHIPVVMLTTSTLRRDRDKAFDLGAVDYVIKSLEGFELGERIHKILSDRFKDKNNTGR is encoded by the coding sequence ATGGCCAGAGAAAAAATTCTAATTATCGATGATGAACAGGACTTGGTTAAGTTGGTGAAAGAGATTCTGGAAATCGAGGATTTCCAGGTGAGTTATGCTTATGATGGTGAGGAGGGATTGAGAAAAGCGACTAGTGAAATTCCGGATCTAATTCTTTTAGATATTAAAATGCCCGGCATCAATGGTTTCCAGGTATTAGAGAGCTTGAAAATAGATAAGGCTACTTCACACATTCCAGTGGTAATGCTCACTACCAGCACCCTCAGGCGAGATCGCGATAAAGCGTTCGACCTGGGTGCAGTGGACTACGTGATCAAGTCATTGGAGGGTTTTGAACTGGGGGAGCGAATCCATAAGATATTGAGTGATCGCTTTAAAGATAAGAATAACACGGGTAGATAA
- a CDS encoding response regulator transcription factor, producing MKKKILVVDDDAVVVELLKEILTTQNFRVISARNGDEAIRKVREEKPDTVVLDVVLPGLNGFDVCRVLKQDKMTHSIPIIMLSGKAMETRDKVTGFEAGADDYLTKPFEAKELVARIRALLRRYELSEDFEEVVEKEGISLDVTRATVRVKGKLVNLRPKEFDLLYLLMKKAGRVLNRSYLLVSIWGYEYFGATRTVDVHIRRLREKLGEGAAKKIKTVEGKGYMFVEGE from the coding sequence ATGAAAAAGAAAATCTTAGTCGTCGATGATGATGCGGTAGTAGTTGAACTCCTGAAAGAAATCTTGACCACACAGAATTTCAGAGTTATCTCCGCTAGAAATGGTGACGAAGCAATAAGGAAAGTGCGAGAAGAAAAGCCAGACACCGTCGTTTTAGATGTGGTGCTTCCCGGCTTGAATGGTTTTGACGTGTGTCGGGTTTTGAAACAGGATAAGATGACCCATTCTATTCCTATCATAATGTTAAGTGGCAAGGCTATGGAAACCAGAGACAAAGTTACTGGATTTGAGGCAGGAGCTGATGATTATTTAACTAAACCCTTCGAGGCTAAAGAGCTGGTTGCCCGCATAAGAGCTTTATTAAGGCGCTATGAGCTTTCTGAGGACTTTGAGGAGGTCGTAGAAAAGGAGGGGATTTCTCTCGATGTTACCAGAGCTACAGTGCGGGTGAAAGGAAAACTTGTGAACCTGAGACCAAAAGAATTCGATTTACTCTACCTGTTGATGAAGAAGGCAGGTCGTGTTTTGAATCGCTCATATTTATTGGTAAGTATATGGGGCTATGAGTATTTTGGTGCTACCAGAACAGTGGATGTGCATATAAGGAGACTCAGGGAAAAATTGGGAGAAGGGGCTGCAAAAAAGATAAAAACTGTAGAAGGAAAAGGATATATGTTTGTGGAAGGGGAGTAA
- a CDS encoding response regulator, which translates to MKEKILFVDDDPDIVRLVKETLLDEGFEFVSAEDGEGGIKEAQTSHPDLIILDMQLPDIDGFEICRRLKAEEGCKHIPIIMLTGKFKETSDKVEGLVDGADDYVLKPFETQELLARIRAVLREYKHFGPKHLVKDHLDELRRKKKD; encoded by the coding sequence ATGAAAGAGAAAATTCTTTTTGTTGATGATGATCCAGATATTGTTAGGCTGGTAAAGGAGACTCTCCTTGATGAAGGGTTCGAGTTTGTTTCTGCTGAGGACGGCGAAGGTGGCATAAAGGAGGCTCAAACGTCCCATCCTGACCTAATTATTCTGGACATGCAGCTTCCGGACATAGACGGGTTTGAGATTTGTCGGAGACTAAAAGCCGAGGAAGGGTGCAAACATATACCTATAATAATGTTAACAGGCAAGTTTAAAGAGACTTCTGATAAAGTTGAGGGATTAGTGGATGGTGCGGATGACTATGTGCTAAAACCCTTTGAGACTCAGGAACTATTGGCACGAATACGAGCAGTGCTCCGGGAGTACAAACATTTTGGTCCAAAGCACCTGGTGAAAGACCATCTGGACGAGTTAAGACGGAAGAAAAAGGATTAA
- a CDS encoding ATP-binding protein: protein MRLRTKFSFFAILILVVALLGMSVILFIFEKKHLLQTMRESQVNTIKGLTEVCKEAIISEDDLLLMNYIKVVKRTTGVIYAMFVDDEGKVVVHTDTNLHGYVYRDSIGIKAQNSEDLLVQSYKGIEGGELIDVSLPVLLGEDRLGTARVGFSKAVLNRVVEDTLSLTRRRILVVTGVAFSFGIFGAFILAQLMSRPIRKLTEGAKSIGQGNLEQKILVKSRDELGDLAGEFNRMAKKLKELDQMKDDFVSSVSHELRSPLTSIKGYVDFILRGKAGPLNKKLIEYLTIVKNNTSRLGMFINDILDLAKIEAKRFELGKEALELSPLIEEMVTFFRPQAEEGKIQLEAVVPTSISLVSADQDKLRQVFTNLLSNAFKFTPEGGKVTIEAKNSGSGNFVEIAVKDTGVGIAKEDLQKVFDKFQQVKSSGGKVKIVKGTGLGLAIIRGIVEAHGGRIWVESELNKGSNFIFTLHKA from the coding sequence ATGCGTCTTAGAACAAAGTTCAGCTTCTTTGCTATTCTTATATTGGTGGTAGCTTTACTGGGAATGAGCGTGATTCTGTTCATTTTTGAGAAGAAACATCTTTTGCAGACAATGAGAGAAAGCCAGGTAAATACCATAAAGGGTTTGACAGAGGTCTGCAAGGAGGCGATAATTAGCGAAGACGATCTGCTTCTTATGAATTACATCAAGGTGGTTAAGAGGACTACAGGGGTAATTTATGCCATGTTCGTAGACGATGAAGGAAAAGTGGTAGTGCATACCGATACTAATCTTCACGGTTATGTGTATCGGGATTCTATAGGAATAAAAGCTCAGAACTCAGAGGACTTGTTGGTTCAATCTTATAAGGGAATAGAAGGTGGTGAGCTCATTGATGTCTCACTTCCTGTCTTATTGGGAGAGGATAGGTTGGGTACTGCCCGAGTTGGATTTTCTAAAGCAGTGTTGAATAGAGTTGTGGAAGATACATTATCCCTGACCCGTCGTCGTATCCTTGTGGTAACAGGTGTTGCCTTTTCTTTCGGGATTTTTGGTGCGTTTATTCTGGCTCAGCTAATGAGTCGTCCAATCAGGAAGCTTACTGAAGGTGCAAAGTCTATCGGACAGGGGAACCTGGAACAGAAGATTTTAGTCAAGAGTAGAGATGAACTTGGCGATTTAGCAGGTGAATTTAACAGGATGGCAAAAAAGCTTAAAGAGCTTGACCAGATGAAAGACGACTTCGTTTCCAGCGTCTCCCACGAGCTCCGCTCACCTCTAACCTCAATTAAAGGCTATGTCGATTTTATCTTGAGGGGAAAAGCTGGGCCACTTAATAAGAAGCTCATAGAATATTTGACAATTGTCAAGAACAACACTTCTCGACTGGGGATGTTCATAAATGACATCCTCGATTTAGCAAAAATTGAAGCCAAGCGTTTTGAGCTGGGAAAAGAAGCTTTAGAGCTTTCACCGCTCATAGAGGAAATGGTTACATTTTTCCGGCCCCAAGCAGAAGAGGGCAAGATCCAATTGGAGGCAGTCGTTCCTACCAGTATCTCTTTGGTTTCCGCCGACCAGGATAAACTTAGACAGGTTTTCACAAACCTTCTCAGTAATGCTTTCAAATTTACTCCTGAGGGAGGAAAAGTAACTATAGAAGCGAAAAATTCAGGATCGGGAAACTTCGTAGAGATTGCTGTTAAAGACACAGGAGTGGGCATTGCCAAGGAGGACTTGCAAAAAGTTTTCGACAAATTCCAACAGGTTAAGTCATCTGGAGGTAAAGTGAAAATAGTGAAAGGCACAGGGCTGGGCTTGGCCATCATTAGGGGAATCGTCGAGGCACATGGTGGTCGGATTTGGGTAGAGAGTGAACTCAATAAGGGAAGCAATTTTATTTTTACTTTACATAAGGCATAA
- a CDS encoding response regulator, with protein MNKEKILVIEDEEDIANLVKTTLEGEGFEVTVGYSGEEGLEKIHRVPPDLVVLDLGLPGMSGYQVCQKIREDVSLAHIPIIMLTAKGSTSDKVIGLSYAPDDYITKPFQEEELVARVKTHLTRTASDLSANPLTKLPGNISLVEALKKCLSRDRLFAVLYLDLSNFKAFNDKYSYLRGDKVLRVTAQIILKAVKQKGNPDDFIGHIGGDDFIVVTSPDKVDALCRGIIKDFNQEIPSLYDEEDRKRKYIITKDRLNKITKFPLMIIAIGVVTNKSRKFASPAEISDVGAELKKYAKLKKGSSYVVDKRED; from the coding sequence ATGAACAAGGAAAAGATTCTGGTAATAGAGGACGAAGAGGACATTGCTAATCTGGTCAAAACTACCCTTGAGGGCGAAGGTTTCGAGGTCACAGTTGGTTACAGTGGGGAAGAGGGACTGGAAAAGATTCATCGGGTCCCGCCGGATCTCGTAGTTTTAGATTTAGGGCTTCCTGGTATGAGTGGCTATCAGGTTTGCCAGAAGATTAGAGAAGATGTTTCTTTAGCTCATATACCTATAATCATGTTAACTGCCAAGGGCTCTACATCGGATAAAGTCATTGGATTGAGCTATGCTCCTGATGACTATATTACCAAGCCTTTCCAGGAAGAAGAACTTGTTGCCCGCGTGAAAACGCATTTGACTCGCACTGCCAGTGACCTCTCCGCTAATCCTTTAACCAAATTGCCTGGCAACATTTCCCTCGTCGAGGCGTTAAAGAAGTGTCTAAGCCGGGACCGTCTATTTGCTGTCTTGTATTTAGATTTGAGTAATTTTAAAGCTTTCAACGATAAATATAGTTATCTCAGGGGCGACAAAGTTCTTCGCGTTACAGCTCAAATCATTCTCAAGGCAGTTAAACAGAAAGGCAATCCAGATGACTTTATTGGTCACATTGGAGGGGATGATTTCATCGTAGTTACTAGCCCGGATAAAGTTGATGCCCTCTGTAGAGGTATCATTAAAGACTTTAACCAGGAGATTCCCAGTCTCTACGACGAAGAAGATAGAAAAAGAAAATATATTATAACCAAGGATCGGCTCAATAAAATTACGAAGTTTCCATTGATGATTATTGCTATCGGAGTAGTTACAAATAAATCGAGGAAATTCGCCAGTCCTGCTGAGATTAGCGACGTGGGTGCTGAACTGAAAAAATATGCTAAGCTCAAAAAAGGGAGCAGTTACGTTGTAGATAAAAGGGAAGATTAG
- a CDS encoding response regulator transcription factor, with product MLKKTILVIDDDASILKLVSNVLIEEGFSVITANCGEEGIKKVHRSKPNLVILDLRLPDMDGFQICQTLKKDKIVSNIPIIMLTVKSTKSSTVAGLEMGADDYIVKPFNQEELVARVKTVLRRAGGEEEVEEILKYGDMRLNLDKHAVSIKNKQIDLTPMEFNLLHILVKKKGHVLNRNFLLETVWGYEYFGTTRTVDVHIGRLREKLASLGEKIETVEGVGYRLIDEGKD from the coding sequence ATGTTAAAGAAAACAATTTTGGTGATAGACGATGATGCGTCGATTTTGAAACTGGTCAGCAACGTCTTGATAGAAGAGGGGTTTAGTGTAATTACTGCCAATTGTGGAGAAGAAGGGATTAAGAAAGTTCATCGTTCAAAGCCAAATTTAGTTATTTTGGATTTGAGGCTGCCCGATATGGATGGTTTTCAAATTTGTCAAACTTTGAAGAAGGATAAGATTGTAAGTAATATCCCAATTATAATGCTCACCGTTAAATCTACAAAGTCCTCAACTGTTGCCGGATTGGAGATGGGCGCTGATGACTATATTGTTAAACCTTTTAATCAAGAAGAATTAGTTGCTCGAGTGAAGACAGTGCTGCGTCGAGCTGGTGGAGAAGAAGAAGTAGAAGAAATTTTAAAGTATGGAGATATGCGCTTAAATTTGGATAAACATGCTGTATCCATAAAAAATAAGCAGATTGATTTAACACCTATGGAATTTAATTTACTTCACATTTTGGTAAAAAAGAAGGGGCATGTGCTTAACAGAAATTTCTTGTTGGAGACAGTATGGGGCTACGAATACTTTGGCACTACTCGTACTGTTGATGTTCATATCGGACGACTGCGAGAGAAGTTGGCCTCCCTGGGTGAAAAGATTGAAACTGTAGAAGGGGTAGGCTACAGGTTAATCGATGAGGGGAAAGACTGA
- the secE gene encoding preprotein translocase subunit SecE, giving the protein MFKKPIQFLREVIEELRKVSWSNRKQVIGSAMVVILLVIAVAIFVGLVDFGLSIILGILIK; this is encoded by the coding sequence GTGTTTAAAAAACCAATTCAGTTTTTGAGAGAAGTTATAGAAGAGCTACGAAAGGTTTCCTGGTCGAATAGGAAACAGGTAATCGGGTCGGCAATGGTGGTGATTCTTTTAGTTATTGCCGTGGCTATTTTTGTAGGTCTGGTAGACTTTGGGCTGTCCATAATTCTGGGAATATTAATAAAGTAG
- the nusG gene encoding transcription termination/antitermination protein NusG — MIEKKWYIVHAYTGHEDKVRGYLEKLISSGGMKDKISNILIPTEEIVEIRKNKKKISKRKFFPGYVIVEMVIDNETYWAVRNIPGVTGFLGGVKPVPLRPEELDNIVAITQREAQAKPKPAVMFEKDESVRVIEGPFENFVGVVEDVNEEKGKLKVMVTIFGRATPVELDFLQVEKI; from the coding sequence TTGATAGAGAAAAAATGGTATATTGTTCATGCTTATACGGGGCATGAGGATAAAGTCAGAGGATACCTGGAGAAGCTGATAAGTTCTGGGGGAATGAAAGACAAAATATCAAACATATTAATTCCCACTGAAGAAATTGTGGAAATACGAAAGAATAAGAAAAAGATTAGCAAGCGGAAATTTTTCCCGGGTTACGTTATAGTTGAAATGGTAATCGATAATGAAACCTATTGGGCTGTACGCAATATTCCTGGAGTAACTGGTTTCCTCGGTGGGGTGAAACCTGTGCCTCTTAGACCAGAAGAATTGGACAATATCGTGGCAATCACTCAACGAGAAGCACAGGCAAAACCAAAGCCGGCAGTGATGTTTGAAAAAGACGAGAGTGTCAGAGTTATAGAGGGGCCATTTGAAAATTTTGTTGGCGTAGTGGAAGACGTCAATGAGGAAAAAGGCAAACTGAAAGTAATGGTAACAATCTTTGGACGAGCTACTCCCGTGGAGCTCGATTTTTTACAGGTAGAAAAGATATAG
- the rplK gene encoding 50S ribosomal protein L11: MAKKVKGIIKLQIPAGGANPAPPVGPALGQHGVNIMEFCKAFNERTASQEPGMLIPVVITVYQDRSFTFVTKVPPVAALLKKAAGIAKASGEPNKTKVAKVSKKQVREIAEKKMADLNANDMEGAVKMVEGTARSMGIEIE; encoded by the coding sequence ATGGCAAAAAAAGTAAAAGGCATAATAAAATTACAGATACCCGCAGGGGGAGCTAATCCTGCTCCTCCAGTCGGACCCGCCTTGGGACAACATGGAGTAAATATTATGGAGTTCTGTAAGGCATTCAATGAGAGAACGGCTAGTCAGGAACCGGGAATGCTTATTCCAGTTGTAATCACTGTATATCAAGACAGAAGCTTTACCTTTGTGACCAAGGTCCCTCCAGTAGCTGCATTGTTGAAGAAAGCTGCGGGCATAGCCAAAGCCTCGGGAGAGCCCAATAAGACGAAAGTAGCTAAGGTGAGTAAGAAGCAAGTACGTGAAATTGCAGAGAAGAAAATGGCTGATCTAAATGCAAACGATATGGAAGGTGCAGTTAAGATGGTAGAGGGAACTGCAAGGAGCATGGGGATAGAAATAGAATAG
- the rplA gene encoding 50S ribosomal protein L1 codes for MMRRGKRYHELSKLIEKDKGYSVEEAVVLVKKAANAKFDETIELCLRLGIDPKRQDQIVRGTVLLPHGTGKSKVVAVVVKGEKAKEAEKAGADFVGGEDLIEKIAKETIKFDALIATPDCMRDLSKLGKILGPKGLMPSPKTGTVTFEIADVIKKIKAGQIEFRIDGYGIIHLSVGKASFDEKKLVDNINTVIGEIQRVRPPTVKGQYLRSISVSSTMGPGIKVSLPKI; via the coding sequence ATTATGAGAAGAGGTAAGCGGTACCACGAATTATCTAAATTAATTGAGAAAGATAAAGGTTACAGTGTAGAAGAGGCAGTAGTGTTGGTTAAGAAGGCTGCCAATGCCAAGTTTGACGAGACTATCGAATTGTGCCTGCGACTGGGAATTGATCCTAAGCGGCAAGACCAAATAGTAAGAGGAACTGTCTTATTGCCACATGGTACAGGAAAGAGTAAAGTGGTGGCTGTTGTAGTTAAGGGAGAGAAGGCAAAAGAGGCAGAAAAAGCAGGAGCAGATTTTGTGGGAGGAGAAGATTTAATTGAAAAGATAGCCAAGGAGACTATTAAATTTGATGCGTTAATAGCTACTCCCGATTGTATGCGTGACTTGAGTAAGTTGGGAAAGATACTCGGACCGAAGGGATTGATGCCCAGTCCCAAAACAGGGACTGTCACATTCGAGATTGCTGATGTGATAAAAAAGATTAAAGCTGGTCAAATTGAATTTCGAATCGATGGTTACGGAATTATCCATTTAAGTGTGGGTAAAGCTTCTTTTGATGAGAAGAAACTGGTGGATAATATAAATACTGTGATAGGAGAAATACAGCGAGTTAGACCACCTACTGTTAAAGGTCAATATCTAAGAAGCATAAGCGTTTCCTCAACAATGGGTCCAGGAATAAAGGTGAGTTTGCCTAAAATATAA
- a CDS encoding helix-turn-helix domain-containing protein: protein MKDIMSTKELSQYIGLSKSKIYQLIRQKKIPASKIGRQYKFPKEMVDAWLKEKIITLPKESPTKLPPEKSKKDERT from the coding sequence ATGAAAGACATAATGAGCACTAAAGAGCTGTCCCAATATATAGGATTGAGCAAGTCTAAAATTTATCAATTAATCCGCCAGAAAAAAATTCCGGCTTCTAAGATTGGCAGACAATATAAGTTTCCTAAAGAGATGGTCGATGCTTGGTTAAAAGAGAAAATTATTACTTTACCTAAAGAGTCCCCGACGAAGCTTCCGCCGGAAAAGAGCAAAAAGGACGAGAGGACTTGA
- the tpiA gene encoding triose-phosphate isomerase → MRKPIIAGNWKMNKLTSEAVELAREVKNKTGTIADREIVLCPPFTVLSSVKEVIKGSSIKLGAQNMYWEVRGAYTGEVSPTMLKDIGCNYVILGHSERRQYFGETNETVNKKAKIAFSIGLIPIVCVGETLRQREKGETLTVIEEQVKTGLSGLTKEESKGLVVAYEPVWAIGTGKTATPEEAEEVQRFIRKLLGQMFGKENAQAIRILYGGSINPDNISVLMSCEDIDGGLIGGASLNVESFLKVVRY, encoded by the coding sequence TTGAGGAAACCGATTATCGCTGGTAACTGGAAAATGAATAAGTTGACCTCAGAAGCAGTGGAGTTAGCCCGTGAAGTAAAAAACAAAACAGGGACTATTGCAGATAGGGAAATAGTTCTCTGTCCCCCTTTCACTGTTCTTTCCTCAGTAAAGGAAGTAATTAAAGGTTCCTCGATAAAATTGGGTGCCCAGAATATGTACTGGGAAGTTCGCGGAGCATATACTGGAGAAGTATCGCCAACGATGCTCAAAGATATTGGCTGTAATTATGTAATTTTAGGTCACTCAGAGCGACGCCAATATTTTGGCGAAACAAATGAGACAGTAAATAAGAAAGCGAAGATAGCTTTTTCTATCGGTCTTATTCCTATTGTTTGTGTAGGGGAAACGCTCCGACAGAGAGAAAAAGGAGAAACTTTAACAGTAATAGAAGAACAGGTTAAAACAGGACTATCTGGGTTGACAAAAGAAGAAAGTAAAGGATTGGTAGTGGCTTATGAACCTGTCTGGGCTATCGGTACGGGAAAGACAGCTACGCCTGAGGAGGCTGAAGAGGTGCAGCGATTTATTCGGAAATTGTTAGGGCAAATGTTTGGAAAGGAGAATGCTCAGGCAATCAGAATTTTATACGGAGGAAGTATTAATCCTGATAATATTTCGGTTCTAATGTCTTGTGAAGATATAGACGGAGGGTTAATAGGCGGAGCAAGTCTAAATGTAGAATCTTTTTTGAAGGTTGTGCGCTATTAG
- the rpiB gene encoding ribose 5-phosphate isomerase B gives MKIAIGSDHQGFKLKVELKEKLQKLNHEVGDFGCFSEEACDYPDYAVQVAEAVARGEYNKGILICKSGIGMSITANKVPGILAALVRDEEMAKLASEHNNANIICLSSNLDQKRMMNIVASWLNTPFGWERHLRRINKIKEIENKYLKQK, from the coding sequence ATGAAAATTGCTATTGGCTCTGACCATCAAGGATTCAAGTTAAAAGTGGAGTTGAAAGAGAAACTTCAAAAATTAAATCATGAAGTGGGCGATTTTGGCTGTTTCTCAGAAGAAGCCTGTGATTACCCGGATTATGCAGTGCAGGTTGCTGAAGCTGTTGCTCGTGGAGAGTATAACAAGGGGATTCTTATATGTAAGAGCGGGATAGGAATGAGCATTACCGCTAACAAAGTTCCTGGAATTTTAGCAGCTTTAGTTCGTGATGAAGAAATGGCAAAGTTGGCATCTGAACATAACAATGCCAACATTATCTGCCTGAGCTCTAATCTTGATCAAAAGAGAATGATGAATATAGTTGCTAGTTGGCTTAACACTCCTTTTGGGTGGGAGAGGCATCTCCGCAGGATAAATAAGATTAAGGAGATCGAAAATAAGTATTTAAAGCAGAAATGA
- a CDS encoding response regulator — translation MAKILIVEDDPTTVQLIEFLLKKNNFEVLIAYNGVEALQIAKKEKSDLILMDVMMPKMDGIEAIEKLKKDENTRDIPIIILSALGQEMDVMRGLQAGASSYIVKPFSPQELLTEINTKLTKK, via the coding sequence ATGGCCAAGATATTAATAGTAGAGGATGACCCTACTACTGTGCAATTGATTGAGTTTCTTTTAAAGAAGAATAATTTCGAAGTTCTTATTGCTTATAATGGAGTAGAAGCTTTGCAGATAGCCAAAAAAGAGAAATCGGATTTGATATTGATGGATGTTATGATGCCTAAGATGGACGGAATCGAAGCTATTGAGAAATTGAAAAAAGATGAAAATACTCGGGATATCCCAATTATAATCCTTTCAGCTTTAGGACAAGAGATGGATGTAATGAGGGGGCTACAAGCGGGAGCTTCAAGCTACATCGTTAAACCTTTTAGCCCTCAGGAGTTACTTACCGAAATAAATACAAAATTGACAAAAAAGTAG
- a CDS encoding response regulator, with product MSKLNILIVEDDPQTVKLIKFILEKEDYSTISAKDGEEGLQMAREKKPDLIVLDLMLPGMDGYRVCEILKANPVTKEIPVIVLTALDTGVDFEKALEKKADWYITKPFEPQHLLKRVNYLIEKRKKDENK from the coding sequence ATGTCGAAATTAAACATTTTAATTGTAGAAGATGATCCTCAGACGGTAAAACTAATTAAGTTTATTTTAGAGAAAGAAGACTATTCGACAATTTCAGCAAAAGATGGGGAAGAGGGATTACAAATGGCGAGAGAGAAGAAGCCTGATCTGATTGTTCTAGATTTGATGCTTCCGGGAATGGATGGATATCGGGTGTGTGAAATTTTAAAAGCTAATCCAGTTACTAAAGAGATACCGGTTATAGTGCTTACCGCTCTTGATACTGGTGTGGACTTTGAAAAAGCCTTAGAGAAGAAAGCTGACTGGTACATAACTAAGCCCTTCGAACCCCAACACCTACTAAAGCGAGTTAATTATTTAATCGAAAAAAGAAAAAAAGATGAAAATAAATGA
- a CDS encoding transketolase — MKINEQTKKLDKIARQVRKNIIEMLVQAGSGHPGGALSACDIMVALYFSVMRHNPQNPQWRERDRFILSKGHSCPAMYACLARAGYFPLQELSTLRKLGSRLQGHPSKTDGLPGIEVSTGSLGQGLSIANGIALGLRLDKIDARVYCLMGDGEIEEGQIWEAAMTTSHYHIDNLCGIVDNNGLQIDGTIDEIMSPNPISEKWKAFGWNTIEIDGNKMEEILEAFAEAKTIKRKPTVIIAKTIKGKGVSFMENAVEWHGKAPSKEQAKVALKDLEGS; from the coding sequence ATGAAAATAAATGAACAGACCAAGAAACTGGATAAGATAGCCAGACAGGTAAGAAAAAATATCATTGAAATGCTTGTCCAGGCGGGGTCGGGCCATCCCGGTGGGGCTCTTTCAGCGTGTGACATTATGGTAGCTCTCTATTTTTCTGTGATGAGGCATAACCCTCAAAATCCTCAATGGAGAGAGAGGGACAGGTTCATTCTTTCTAAGGGACATAGCTGTCCTGCGATGTACGCTTGTTTAGCGCGAGCTGGATACTTTCCTTTGCAAGAGCTTAGTACCCTGAGAAAACTTGGTAGCCGGCTCCAGGGTCACCCTTCTAAGACCGACGGTTTACCCGGAATAGAAGTTTCCACTGGTTCACTTGGACAGGGTCTCTCTATCGCCAATGGTATTGCCCTGGGGCTCAGGCTGGATAAAATAGATGCTCGCGTCTACTGCTTGATGGGCGACGGCGAGATAGAAGAAGGACAAATCTGGGAAGCAGCAATGACGACTTCCCATTACCACATAGACAATCTTTGTGGAATTGTCGATAATAATGGATTGCAGATAGATGGAACAATTGATGAGATAATGAGTCCAAATCCCATCTCTGAAAAATGGAAGGCTTTTGGTTGGAATACTATCGAAATTGATGGGAACAAAATGGAAGAGATCCTGGAGGCATTTGCTGAAGCGAAAACAATTAAAAGGAAACCAACAGTTATTATAGCAAAGACCATAAAAGGGAAGGGTGTCTCCTTTATGGAGAATGCTGTTGAATGGCATGGGAAAGCGCCTTCGAAGGAACAGGCGAAAGTTGCCTTGAAGGATTTAGAAGGTTCCTGA
- a CDS encoding transketolase family protein: protein MVEMKATRDGYGEGLVALGEKNPQVVVLSADLTDSTRASMFKKRFPERFFTMGVAEADMIGTAGGLSLVDKIPFCCTLGVFASGRVWDQVRVTICYSNLNVKIGGSHGGISVGPDGATHQSIEEITLMRVLPNMKVVVPCDAIETRKATIQAGEVSGPVYIRFGRPPIPIITTEDTPFLLGKAITMRKGKDVAIFACGIMVYEALEAARELDKKGISAGIINLHTVKPIDEEIIFKAAKETGAIVTAEEHQLSGGFGSAVTEVAVKQYPVPVEMVGIKDHFGKSGSPQELMQDFGLTRFDIIKAVEKVLKRKG, encoded by the coding sequence ATGGTTGAGATGAAAGCAACGAGAGATGGATATGGGGAAGGATTGGTAGCTCTGGGAGAGAAGAATCCTCAGGTGGTGGTCTTGTCAGCCGACCTCACCGATTCCACGAGAGCTTCAATGTTCAAGAAGAGATTTCCAGAAAGGTTCTTTACAATGGGAGTTGCTGAAGCTGATATGATTGGTACTGCGGGCGGATTATCCTTAGTGGATAAAATTCCCTTCTGCTGCACTCTGGGAGTTTTTGCCTCTGGTCGCGTCTGGGATCAAGTGAGAGTCACAATCTGTTACAGTAATCTAAATGTAAAGATAGGCGGAAGTCACGGAGGAATTTCGGTTGGCCCTGATGGTGCTACCCATCAGTCTATTGAGGAGATTACTCTTATGCGAGTTTTGCCTAATATGAAGGTCGTTGTTCCCTGCGATGCTATTGAGACAAGAAAGGCTACCATTCAGGCGGGAGAAGTATCGGGACCGGTGTATATAAGATTTGGTAGACCACCCATCCCCATAATTACAACAGAAGATACTCCATTTCTTCTTGGTAAGGCAATAACAATGCGTAAGGGTAAGGATGTAGCAATCTTTGCCTGTGGAATTATGGTGTATGAGGCCTTGGAAGCAGCAAGGGAGCTGGATAAAAAGGGAATTTCGGCAGGGATAATTAATTTACATACAGTGAAGCCTATTGATGAGGAGATAATATTTAAGGCAGCAAAAGAGACAGGAGCTATTGTTACTGCCGAAGAACATCAACTTTCCGGAGGGTTTGGCAGTGCAGTGACTGAGGTGGCGGTGAAGCAGTATCCCGTGCCAGTGGAAATGGTAGGAATTAAAGATCACTTCGGTAAGTCAGGAAGTCCTCAGGAGTTAATGCAAGATTTTGGGTTGACACGATTTGATATTATAAAAGCAGTAGAAAAGGTATTGAAAAGAAAAGGGTAG